Proteins encoded together in one Camelina sativa cultivar DH55 chromosome 9, Cs, whole genome shotgun sequence window:
- the LOC104712800 gene encoding protein NRT1/ PTR FAMILY 5.14: MTTCGETSLLKEEEYVTDAVDHRGISARRSNTGRWRAAWFIIGVEVAERFAYYGIASNLISYLTGPLGQSTAAAAANVNAWSGIATLLPLLGAFVADAFLGRYRTIIVASLIYVLGLAFLTLSAFMIPNSDEGEVTSSSPSSLLNALFFFSLYLVAIGQSGHKPCVQAFGADQFDEKDPQEKSDRSSFFNWWYLSMSAGICLAILVVVYIQQEFSWAFGFGIPCVFMVISLVLFVLGRISYRYSKKRHGDEETNPFTRIARVFFVAFKNPRLSSSELCRVELEANPSQDSPKKLRFLNKSLLVPNDSAEGESACKSKDVEDATALIRLIPVWLTTLAYAIPYAQYLTFFTKQGVTMERTIFPGVKIPPASLQVLIGISIVIFVPIYDRVLVPIARSITKDPCGLTMLRRIGVGMVLSALTMVIAALVESKRLETAKEHGLIDQPQATVPMSIWWLIPQYLLLGLADVHTLVGMQEFFYSQVPTELRSIGLALYLSALGVGSLLSSLLISVIDLATGGDAGNSWFNSNLNKAHLDYFYWLLAVLSAVGFLTFWFISRSYIYRQVDQV, translated from the exons ATGACGACTTGTGGAGAAACTTCTCTTCTCAAGGAAGAAGAATACGTCACCGACGCCGTTGACCACCGTGGAATCTCCGCCAGAAGATCTAATACCGGTAGATGGAGAGCCGCCTGGTTCATCATCG GTGTGGAAGTGGCGGAGAGGTTTGCTTACTATGGAATCGCATCAAACCTAATTAGCTATTTGACCGGACCACTTGGTCAATCCACGGCGGCCGCCGCCGCTAATGTCAACGCTTGGTCTGGTATCGctactcttcttcctcttcttggagCTTTCGTCGCCGACGCTTTTCTTGGTCGGTATCGAACTATTATCGTCGCTTCTCTTATCTACGTTCTG GGACTGGCATTTCTGACTTTATCTGCGTTTATGATTCCCAACAGTGATGAAGGTGAAGTgacatcttcttcaccttcatCTTTACTCAAtgcactcttcttcttctctctgtattTGGTGGCTATTGGACAAAGTGGACACAAGCCTTGTGTTCAGGCTTTTGGTGCTGACCAGTTTGATGAGAAAGACCCTCAAGAGAAGTCTGACAGAAGCTCCTTCTTTAACTGGTGGTACCTTAGTATGTCTGCAGGAATCTGCCTGGCGATTCTTGTGGTTGTGTACATCCAACAAGAGTTCAGCTGGGCATTTGGGTTTGGTATCCCGTGTGTGTTCATGGTgatctctcttgttcttttcGTGTTAGGGAGAATAAGTTATAGGTACAGTAAAAAAAGACATGGAGATGAGGAAACCAACCCTTTTACAAGGATAGCTAGAGTCTTCTTTGTAGCATTCAAGAACCCAAGATTGAGTTCTTCGGAATTGTGCAGAGTTGAGCTGGAGGCAAATCCATCTCAAGATTCTCCAAAGAAGCTGAG GTTTCTGAACAAATCCTTGCTTGTCCCCAATGATTCTGCTGAAGGAGAAAGCGCATGCAAGTCTAAAGACGTCGAGGACGCCACAGCTCTTATCAGGCTTATTCCAGTATGGCTTACAACTCTGGCTTACGCCATACCCTATGCGCAGTACTTGACTTTCTTCACAAAGCAAGGTGTCACAATGGAAAGAACAATATTTCCAGGTGTGAAGATCCCACCTGCTTCTCTTCAGGTTCTTATTGGCATATCAATTGTCATCTTTGTCCCCATCTACGACCGTGTTCTGGTCCCAATCGCCAGGTCGATAACTAAAGACCCTTGTGGCCTTACAATGCTCAGAAGAATTGGAGTTGGAATGGTACTGTCAGCTCTCACTATGGTTATTGCAGCTCTGGTTGAGTCAAAACGGCTAGAGACTGCTAAAGAACACGGGCTTATAGACCAACCGCAAGCTACTGTTCCAATGTCGATATGGTGGTTAATCCCTCAGTATCTGTTGCTGGGATTGGCCGACGTACACACTTTAGTGGGAATGCAAGAGTTCTTCTACAGCCAAGTCCCCACTGAGCTGAGAAGCATCGGTCTTGCGCTATACTTAAGTGCGTTGGGCGTCGGAAGCTTATTGAGCAGCTTACTCATCTCTGTGATCGACTTAGCCACTGGAGGAGATGCTGGAAACAGCTGGTTCAACAGTAATCTGAACAAAGCCCATCTCGATTACTTCTATTGGTTACTTGCGGTTCTCAGTGCCGTTGGGTTCCTTACGTTCTGGTTCATATCCAGGTCATATATCTATCGCCAGGTGGACCAAGTGTAG
- the LOC104712799 gene encoding O-acyltransferase WSD1-like: MAIDRQVTEGEEPVSPFARLFSLPGLDVFNIVTIGFKTETNPPIVVEGLKNTLINHPRFSSILVTGHGEHKRKAKWIPTKVIVEEHIIVPDIDPNIENPDEFLEDYTSKMALSPMDMSKPLWEFHLLKLKTSHAESVVVARFHHSLGDGMSLMSLLLACTRKTCDPEALPTFVAPKKNKAKNVCFALVAWLWFIVRFMFHTCVEVIKSMVFICCARDTSAHIMGKPGATLGNNKFIHQIISLDDVKMVKNAMNMTINDVLVGMVQAGLSRYLNERYDLEDKLHFHGVVFFNLRPNRNIEELANMMAKGSKCRWGNSIGYVLIPLDMKSNDDVFEYVRQSKTIMDRKKHSLEPLFSHVLLKLTLEVFGFKALETLIKRIFGSTTMIFTNVVGPAEEISFFGHVISYIAASTFGVPQGLIIGTQSYVDKLIINIGVDVDVIPDPHHLRDLIIEALHMMKSAVVPQTTFHASEV; this comes from the exons ATGGCAATAGATAGGCAAGTGACGGAAGGAGAGGAGCCGGTAAGTCCATTTGCGCGGTTGTTTAGCTTGCCAGGTCTTGATGTCTTCAACATTGTAACCATTGGATTCAAAACCGAAACCAATCCACCAATCGTTGTGGAAGGCTTAAAGAACACACTGATCAACCATCCACGCTTCTCTAGCATACTG GTGACTGGTCATGGTGAGCacaaaagaaaagctaaatGGATTCCAACGAAAGTAATAGTAGAAGAGCACATAATTGTTCCGGATATAGATCCCAACATTGAGAATCCTGATGAATTTCTAGAGGATTATACATCTAAGATGGCTCTTTCTCCAATGGATATGTCCAAACCTTTATGGGAGTTTCATTTATTGAAACTTAAAACATCACATGCCGAATCTGTGGTTGTGGCTAGGTTCCATCACTCTTTGGGAGATGGGATGTCTCTTATGTCTCTTTTACTCGCTTGTACTCGGAAAACATGTGATCCCGAAGCGTTGCCTACTTTTGTGGCTcctaagaaaaacaaagcaaagaatgtttgttttgctttggtTGCTTGGTTATGGTTCATAGTAAGATTTATGTTCCACACTTGTGTTGAAGTTATCAAATCaatggtttttatttgttgtgCGAGGGACACCTCAGCTCATATAATGGGTAAACCAGGAGCTACACTCGGTAATAATAAGTTTATTCATCAAATCATTAGTTTGGATGATGTCAAAATGGTGAAGAACGCCATGAATATG actATAAATGACGTTCTTGTTGGTATGGTACAAGCTGGTCTTTCTCGATATTTGAATGAAAGATATG ATCTTGAAGACAAACTACATTTTCatggtgttgttttttttaatctaaggCCAAACAGAAATATTGAG GAATTGGCAAATATGATGGCAAAAGGTTCGAAGTGTAGATGGGGAAACTCAATAGGTTATGTTCTGATCCCCTTGGACATGAAATCGAACGATGATGTATTTGAATATGTTCGACAATCCAAAACTATTATGGATCGTAAGAAACATTCCCTCGAACCTCTATTTTCCCATGTGTTGCTCAAGTTAACATTGGAGGTTTTTGGATTTAAG GCACTCGAAACTCTTATAAAGAGAATTTTTGGAAGCACAACAATGATATTCACTAATGTGGTTGGTCCAGCGGAAGAAATTAGCTTTTTCGGCCATGTGATATCTTACATTGCTGCAAGTACCTTTGGTGTTCCACAG ggACTCATTATCGGTACTCAAAGCTATGTGGACAAACTCATAATCAACATCGGAGTTGATGTAGACGTGATTCCAGACCCTCATCACCTCCGCGATCTCATCATCGAAGCTCTCCACATGATGAAGTCTGCTGTTGTTCCACAAACGACTTTTCATGCTTCAGAGGTGTAA
- the LOC104712797 gene encoding protein NRT1/ PTR FAMILY 5.13-like: MASSGKECVIDAVDHRGFDARRSKTGRWRAAWFIIGVEVAERFAHYGIGSNLISYLTGPLCQSTAVAAANVNAWSGISTILPVLGAFVADAFLGRYRTIIIASLVYVLGLAFLTLSAFMIPNTTEVTSSPSSFVNAFFFFSLYLVAIGQSGHKPCVQAFGADQFDEKNLQEYSDRSSFFNWWFLTICAGISLAILVVVYIQEYVSWALGFGIPCVFMVISLALFVFGRRSYRYSKRRQEEEANPFTRIGRVFFVAFKNQSLSSSELCIAELEANPSQDSPEELSCLNKALLVPNDCLDGEVACKSGDVEDATALIRLIPVWLTTLSYAIPYAQYMTFFTKQGVTMERTMFPGVEIPPASLQALISLSIIVFVPIYDRVLVPMGKTITKDPRGITTLKRIGTGMVLATLTMVVAALVESKRLKTAKEHGLIDQPNTTVPKSIWWLFPQYILLGLADVHTLVGMQEFFYSQVPTEMRSIGMALYLSAFGVGSLLSSLLISLIDLTTGRDAGDSWFNSNLNRAHLDYFYWLLAVVSAVGFFTFLFISRSYIYRRVDGV; encoded by the exons ATGGCTAGTTCTGGAAAAGAATGCGTGATCGACGCCGTTGACCACCGTGGATTCGACGCTAGAAGATCCAAGACCGGTAGATGGAGAGCTGCATGGTTCATAATCG gTGTGGAGGTGGCGGAGAGGTTTGCGCACTATGGGATCGGATCAAACCTAATAAGTTACTTGACTGGACCACTTTGTCAATCTACGGCTGTCGCCGCTGCTAATGTCAACGCTTGGTCGGGTATTTCCACTATTCTTCCTGTTCTTGGAGCTTTTGTCGCTGACGCTTTTCTTGGTCGGTACCGAACAATTATCATTGCTTCTCTTGTCTACGTACTG GGACTAGCATTTCTGACTTTATCTGCGTTTATGATTCCCAACACTACTGAAGTGACCTCTTCACCATCGTCTTTTGTCAatgcattcttcttcttttctctgtaTTTGGTGGCTATTGGACAAAGTGGTCACAAGCCTTGTGTTCAGGCTTTTGGTGCTGACCAGTTCGATGAGAAGAACCTCCAAGAGTACAGTGACAGAAGCTCTTTCTTCAATTGGTGGTTTCTTACTATATGTGCAGGAATCAGCCTGGCGATTTTAGTGGTTGTTTACATCCAGGAATACGTTAGCTGGGCGCTTGGATTTGGAATCCCATGTGTGTTCATGGTGATCTCTCTTGCTCTTTTCGTGTTCGGGAGAAGAAGTTATAGGTACAGtaaaagaagacaagaagaagaagccaaccCTTTTACAAGGATAGGTAGAGTCTTCTTTGTAGCTTTCAAGAACCAAAGCTTGAGTTCTTCGGAATTGTGCATAGCTGAGCTTGAGGCAAATCCATCTCAAGATTCTCCAGAGGAGCTGAG TTGTCTCAACAAAGCATTGCTTGTTCCCAATGATTGCCTTGATGGAGAAGTTGCATGCAAGTCTGGAGATGTAGAAGATGCCACAGCTCTTATTAGGCTTATTCCAGTATGGCTTACAACTCTGTCTTACGCCATACCATACGCACAGTACATGACTTTCTTCACAAAGCAAGGTGTCACTATGGAAAGAACAATGTTTCCAGGTGTAGAGATCCCACCTGCTTCTCTTCAAGCCCTTATCAGCTTATCAATTATAGTCTTTGTCCCCATCTACGACCGTGTTTTGGTCCCAATGGGAAAGACAATAACCAAAGACCCTCGTGGCATCACAACACTCAAAAGAATTGGAACTGGAATGGTACTAGCGACTCTCACTATGGTGGTTGCAGCTCTGGTTGAGTCAAAACGGCTCAAGACTGCAAAAGAACACGGACTTATAGACCAACCGAACACAACTGTTCCAAAATCGATCTGGTGGTTATTCCCTCAGTATATATTGCTGGGATTAGCCGACGTGCACACTTTAGTGGGAATGCAAGAGTTCTTCTACAGCCAAGTCCCCACTGAGATGAGAAGTATCGGTATGGCTCTTTACTTAAGTGCGTTCGGCGTGGGAAGCTTATTGAGCAGCTTACTCATCTCTCTGATCGACTTAACCACTGGAAGAGACGCTGGAGACAGCTGGTTCAATAGTAATCTGAACAGAGCCCATCTCGATTACTTCTATTGGTTACTTGCCGTTGTTAGCGCCGTTGGGTTCTTTACGTTCCTATTCATTTCCAGGTCGTACATCTATCGTCGTGTGGACGGAGTGTAG
- the LOC104712801 gene encoding protein NRT1/ PTR FAMILY 5.11-like isoform X1 produces the protein MAITGSSTEDELGSTTEGSLNNRGNNIGGWRSARLIIGVEMAERFAYFGISSNLIMYLTGPLGESTATAAANVNAWIGTVSFMPLLGGFIADSFLGRFRTIVIASSLYILGLGLLSFSAMTPSNNKDSTNQFQVTFFFCSLYLVAIGLGGYKPCIKVFGADQFDGNDLRERKAKSSFFNWMFFGNCTSILTTRLVSAYIQENLSWSIGFGITSVSMLLALSLFLLGTTSYRFSTERGGKKNPFSRISRVFMEALKNRRQPDFDDMADANETLLLQAHQSSKQFRFLDKAAVSCEMAEIEEAKAVLRLIPIWTSCVVYAIVYAQAPTFFTKQGATMNRSISPGLLVPAATLQSFINIAIGVFIPIYDRLLVPFARSITQNPSGITMLQRIGTGIFLSNLAIVIAALVETKRLQTARDDELMLMSVLWLVPQYVIYGVADVFTMVGLQEFFYDQVPCELRSVGMALNLSIYGAGNILSSIMVSVIDKITSQSGQTSWFDNDLNKAHLDYFYWLLACFSFIGFASYMWFAKAYVYNRPNTF, from the exons ATGGCTATCACCGGCTCCTCCACTGAAGATGAGCTCGGAAGTACCACTGAGGGTTCTCTTAATAACCGAGGAAATAACATTGGTGGATGGAGATCCGCGAGGCTCATCATCG GTGTGGAGATGGCGGAGCGATTCGCTTACTTCGGGATATCGTCAAACCTAATAATGTATTTGACCGGACCATTAGGTGAGTCAACAGCTACAGCAGCAGCAAATGTTAATGCTTGGATTGGAACGGTTTCGTTTATGCCGCTACTTGGAGGCTTTATCGCTGACTCGTTTCTTGGTCGTTTCCGCACCATTGTCATCGCATCTTCTCTATATATCTtg gGACTTGGGTTGCTGTCTTTTTCAGCCATGACTCCTTCAAACAACAAAGATTCGACGAATCAGTTCCAAGTGAcattcttcttctgctctctGTATCTTGTAGCAATAGGACTAGGCGGTTACAAACCGTGTATTAAAGTATTTGGGGCTGATCAGTTTGATGGTAACGAtctaagagagagaaaagccaAGAGTTCGTTCTTCAACTGGATGTTCTTTGGAAACTGTACTAGCATATTGACGACTCGTTTGGTCTCTGCCTACATTCAAGAGAACTTAAGCTGGTCAATAGGTTTTGGTATCACAAGTGTTTCCATGTTGCTTGCTCTGTCTCTCTTCCTCCTTGGAACTACCTCTTACCGTTTTAGTACTGAGAGAGGAGGAAAGAAAAACCCTTTCTCTAGAATCAGTCGTGTTTTCATGGAGGCTTTAAAGAACAGAAGACAACCTGATTTCGATGATATGGCTGACGCGAACGAGACTCTCCTTCTCCAAGCTCACCAAAGTTCCAAACAGTTTAG ATTCCTTGACAAGGCAGCTGTTTCATGTGAAATGGCTGAAATCGAAGAAGCAAAGGCGGTTCTTAGGCTTATTCCAATATGGACAAGTTGTGTAGTCTACGCCATTGTATATGCACAAGCCCCTACATTCTTTACAAAGCAAGGAGCCACAATGAACAGGTCAATCTCACCAGGACTCTTAGTCCCTGCAGCTACACTTCAAAGTTTCATAAACATCGCAATAGGCGTTTTCATCCCAATCTACGACCGTTTACTCGTCCCGTTCGCAAGGTCCATCACTCAAAACCCATCAGGAATCACAATGCTACAAAGGATTGGCACAGGGATATTTCTCTCCAATCTTGCTATAGTAATAGCCGCCTTGGTCGAGACCAAAAGGCTCCAAACTGCTCGGGACGATGAACTAATGTTGATGAGCGTGTTGTGGCTCGTTCCACAATACGTTATTTATGGAGTCGCGGACGTGTTCACAATGGTGGGTTTGCAAGAGTTCTTCTACGACCAAGTCCCTTGTGAGCTTAGGAGCGTTGGTATGGCTCTAAACCTAAGCATATACGGGGCAGGAAACATTCTAAGCAGCATCATGGTATCAGTTATTGATAAAATCACGAGCCAGTCTGGTCAAACGAGCTGGTTCGATAACGACCTGAACAAAGCTCATTTAGATTACTTCTACTGGCTACTAGCTTGTTTTAGCTTTATTGGTTTCGCCTCCTACATGTGGTTCGCCAAGGCATATGTCTACAACAGACCAAACACCTTCTAA
- the LOC104712801 gene encoding protein NRT1/ PTR FAMILY 5.11-like isoform X2, which produces MTPSNNKDSTNQFQVTFFFCSLYLVAIGLGGYKPCIKVFGADQFDGNDLRERKAKSSFFNWMFFGNCTSILTTRLVSAYIQENLSWSIGFGITSVSMLLALSLFLLGTTSYRFSTERGGKKNPFSRISRVFMEALKNRRQPDFDDMADANETLLLQAHQSSKQFRFLDKAAVSCEMAEIEEAKAVLRLIPIWTSCVVYAIVYAQAPTFFTKQGATMNRSISPGLLVPAATLQSFINIAIGVFIPIYDRLLVPFARSITQNPSGITMLQRIGTGIFLSNLAIVIAALVETKRLQTARDDELMLMSVLWLVPQYVIYGVADVFTMVGLQEFFYDQVPCELRSVGMALNLSIYGAGNILSSIMVSVIDKITSQSGQTSWFDNDLNKAHLDYFYWLLACFSFIGFASYMWFAKAYVYNRPNTF; this is translated from the exons ATGACTCCTTCAAACAACAAAGATTCGACGAATCAGTTCCAAGTGAcattcttcttctgctctctGTATCTTGTAGCAATAGGACTAGGCGGTTACAAACCGTGTATTAAAGTATTTGGGGCTGATCAGTTTGATGGTAACGAtctaagagagagaaaagccaAGAGTTCGTTCTTCAACTGGATGTTCTTTGGAAACTGTACTAGCATATTGACGACTCGTTTGGTCTCTGCCTACATTCAAGAGAACTTAAGCTGGTCAATAGGTTTTGGTATCACAAGTGTTTCCATGTTGCTTGCTCTGTCTCTCTTCCTCCTTGGAACTACCTCTTACCGTTTTAGTACTGAGAGAGGAGGAAAGAAAAACCCTTTCTCTAGAATCAGTCGTGTTTTCATGGAGGCTTTAAAGAACAGAAGACAACCTGATTTCGATGATATGGCTGACGCGAACGAGACTCTCCTTCTCCAAGCTCACCAAAGTTCCAAACAGTTTAG ATTCCTTGACAAGGCAGCTGTTTCATGTGAAATGGCTGAAATCGAAGAAGCAAAGGCGGTTCTTAGGCTTATTCCAATATGGACAAGTTGTGTAGTCTACGCCATTGTATATGCACAAGCCCCTACATTCTTTACAAAGCAAGGAGCCACAATGAACAGGTCAATCTCACCAGGACTCTTAGTCCCTGCAGCTACACTTCAAAGTTTCATAAACATCGCAATAGGCGTTTTCATCCCAATCTACGACCGTTTACTCGTCCCGTTCGCAAGGTCCATCACTCAAAACCCATCAGGAATCACAATGCTACAAAGGATTGGCACAGGGATATTTCTCTCCAATCTTGCTATAGTAATAGCCGCCTTGGTCGAGACCAAAAGGCTCCAAACTGCTCGGGACGATGAACTAATGTTGATGAGCGTGTTGTGGCTCGTTCCACAATACGTTATTTATGGAGTCGCGGACGTGTTCACAATGGTGGGTTTGCAAGAGTTCTTCTACGACCAAGTCCCTTGTGAGCTTAGGAGCGTTGGTATGGCTCTAAACCTAAGCATATACGGGGCAGGAAACATTCTAAGCAGCATCATGGTATCAGTTATTGATAAAATCACGAGCCAGTCTGGTCAAACGAGCTGGTTCGATAACGACCTGAACAAAGCTCATTTAGATTACTTCTACTGGCTACTAGCTTGTTTTAGCTTTATTGGTTTCGCCTCCTACATGTGGTTCGCCAAGGCATATGTCTACAACAGACCAAACACCTTCTAA
- the LOC104712803 gene encoding protein NRT1/ PTR FAMILY 5.11-like — protein sequence MVIACDELEGTLHQVNTESSMDKPAGRSSSGGWKSARLIIGVEMAEQFAFCGISSNLITYLTGPLGESTAAAAANVNAWTGTVSFLPLLWGFIADSFLGRFRTIVISSSLYILGLGLLSFSAMTTSNTKDSNQFRVILFFCSLYLIAIGQGGYKPCIKVFGADQLDGNDVKEAKAKSSYFNWLMFGSCVSILSTRLVSSYIQEYLNWFLGFGIPSVFMLLSLFLFLIGTKSYRYNTTRVGKKNPFARIIHVFIEALKNRGQQTLDLYNPNETFLLLADQSSKQFRFLDKAAISCSLAEIEDAKAVLKLVPIWMTCLVYAVICAQSHTFFTKQGAKMDRSILPGLLVPAATLQCFISLTMVIFIPLYDRLLVPVARSFTQNPSGITMLQRIGTGIFLSILAIVVAALVETQRLQTARDDVKILMSVWWLVPQYVIFGAADVFTMVGLQEFFYDQVPSELRSVGMALNLSIYGVGNFLSSFMISIIDKVTSQSGQTSWFDNDLNQAHLDYFYWLLACLSSTGLASYLWFAKSYVYNRPNTSKNVI from the exons ATGGTGATCGCCTGCGATGAGCTTGAAGGTACTCTTCATCAGGTCAACACTGAGAGTTCCATGGACAAACCAGCCGGCAGATCATCCTCTGGAGGATGGAAATCGGCTAGGCTTATCATCG GTGTTGAAATGGCGGAGCAGTTTGCCTTTTGCGGTATATCGTCGAACCTGATAACGTACTTGACGGGACCATTGGGGGAGTCAACAGCTGCAGCTGCGGCCAATGTCAACGCATGGACTGGAACAGTGTCGTTTTTGCCTCTTCTCTGGGGCTTTATTGCTGACTCGTTCCTCGGACGTTTTCGTACCATTGTGATCTCGTCTTCTCTCTATATCTtg GGACTTGGGTTGCTGTCTTTTTCAGCCATGACTACTTCAAACACCAAAGATTCAAATCAGTTCCGAGtaattctctttttctgttctCTGTATCTTATAGCAATAGGACAAGGCGGTTACAAACCGTGTATTAAGGTATTTGGAGCTGATCAGTTGGATGGAAATGATGTAAAAGAGGCAAAAGCCAAGAGTTCTTACTTTAACTGGTTGATGTTTGGAAGTTGTGTTAGCATATTGAGCACTCGTTTGGTCTCTAGCTACATTCAAGAGTACCTAAATTGGTTCTTAGGTTTTGGTATTCCAAGTGTTTTCATGctactttctctgtttctcttcctcATTGGAACTAAGAGTTACCGCTATAACACTACAAGAGTAGGAAAGAAGAACCCTTTTGCTAGAATCATTCATGTTTTCATTGAGGCTTTAAAGAACAGAGGACAACAAACTTTAGATCTTTATAACCCGAACGAAACCTTCCTTCTCCTTGCTGACCAGAGTTCCAAGCAATTCAG ATTCCTCGACAAGGCAGCGATTTCGTGTAGTTTGGCTGAAATCGAAGATGCCAAAGCAGTGCTTAAGCTTGTTCCCATATGGATGACTTGCTTAGTCTACGCTGTTATATGTGCACAGTCCCATACTTTCTTCACAAAGCAAGGAGCCAAAATGGACAGGTCAATATTACCAGGACTCTTAGTCCCTGCAGCTACACTCCAATGTTTCATAAGCCTAACAATGGTCATTTTCATCCCACTTTACGACCGTCTACTCGTCCCGGTGGCAAGATCTTTCACTCAGAACCCATCAGGAATCACAATGCTTCAAAGGATTGGCACAGGGATCTTCCTCTCCATTCTTGCTATAGTAGTAGCCGCCTTGGTTGAGACTCAAAGGCTCCAGACCGCTCGGGATGATGTCAAAATACTGATGAGTGTGTGGTGGTTGGTTCCGCAATACGTTATCTTTGGAGCCGCAGACGTGTTCACTATGGTGGGTTTGCAAGAGTTCTTCTACGACCAAGTCCCTAGTGAGCTTAGAAGTGTTGGCATGGCTCTAAATCTAAGCATATACGGGGTCGGCAATTTTTTAAGCAGCTTCATGATATCAATCATTGACAAAGTCACGAGCCAATCTGGTCAAACGAGTT